CCGCGGTAAACCCGGCGAGTGGCAGGATGACCTCGGACGGAATCGGCGGGAAGAGGTTCTCAAGGAATACGAGGAACGCAACGCCGGGAGCGCCGAGGAAGTTCATGATTGAGATGGCCCAGTCGCCGATCGCCCCGAAGGCGGACGTGTTATTCGTCGACTGCGCGGCGAGCGCGAGAATGGTGTGCATTTGCAAAAGCCTATCCAGGGGTGGTGAATCCGTCCCGGGGGAAAACCCGAATGGGTGCCGGTGGGACGCCGTGAATCGCGAACAGCGCCCTATGCAGGGTAGGCGAATCGCACCTTTCGCGTCGCAGCATCCGCCTCGACCAGCCTGACACGCGCTTGCTCGCCGACGGGCACATCGCCGCGGCACTGCGCGATCACGGGAGGGTCGAACACGAAGATTTCCGCGTGGTGGTCGCCGTCACCCGCACGAAGCAGACCCGCATCGAACTCCTGGCCGACTCGGTCTTGGAGGGCGACGGCCTCCGCGAGGTTGATCGCTTCGTTGGCCACGGCACCGGCCCGCTGGCCGGACTGCTGCAGGAGGCCCGGCAGCTCGGGGAGCGCCTCGAGGATTGCCTTGGGCACCTCGCCCTGTAATTGAAGCGAGTGATCACGAAGTTCCACCCAATCCGCGTCGAATGACAGACACACCTCGCTGACGAACCGATCGCCGAGCCTGCGGATCGGCGCGGTCGCGTGCGCGTACTCACTCGCGACTCCGGCGTGCCACGTCTTCCCGTTTTCCGGTTCCCCCTCGAATGCGAGATAGCCGGAGCCCCGCAGGAGTCTTGTCGCCGCCGAGTTGAGCGCCATGGTCGAGGGATGCGCCGGATCGAGCGTCGAGAGCAGCTCGCCCGGGGACTGCGCTCCATCCGGTTCGATACCGAGCGCGCGGGCGGCGCGGAAAAACTGCGCGACGGTCTCTTCATCAGGCGCGGGTAGGGTCCGCAGGAGTCCCACCCGGCCCGCGAGCATCATTCGCGCGGCAGCGAACCCGGTGGCGAGGGAGCATTCGGCATTCCAGCCGTCCATCTGTGTGCGCGGCTCGAGCCGGAGGTGCCAGCTGCCCTCATCAAAGTGGAGGTCCTGCTCGGGAAGCTGGAGCTCCACGGCACCGCGGGTGCGCCCGAGCGCCTCGCGAAGCGCGCCGAACTCGGGAAGCAGTGTGACCGATTCCGGGAGTGGTTCGCCGCGATCGACGGACGATTGCAGCGTCACGTAGTCGAGGCGCTCTCGCACCTGAATCGTCGCACGGCGCACCCGCGCGCGAGTCAGTGCCCCCGTGTCGTCGCACTCGAGCTGCCAGAGCACCGCGGGGCGGTCCTGGCCCGCGACGAGGCTCGCGACATCCTCGGTCAGGATGCGCGGGTGCAGCGGCACGTTGCCGTCGGGGAGGTAGATGGTCTCGCCACGCTCTCGCGCCTCGACATCGATCGGGCTGCCGGGCGCCACGAACGCGCCCACGTCCGCGATCGCGTAGTGCAACGTGAAGCCGGTCTCGCCAGCCTCGGTGCCGCGCTCGATCAGCACCGCCTGGTCCAGGTCTTTCGAGCCGGGCGGGTCGATCGTGACGAAGGCGAGGTCGCGCGCATCCACACGGGAGCCGGCGAACGCATCCTTGGCGTTCTTTGCCGCTGACTCAACCTCGGCGGGGAACTCCTCGCGCAATTCATACTTCTCGCGAATCGGCGTGAAATCTAGATCGGCCATCGTCATCGGCGACGAGGGCGCCGAAGTGCGGGGTTCGTGCTCGCTCATCCGGCGAGGCTACCGCAGCCCGGCTTGGCCCCGACTGTGTCAACCCTTGGCGAGCGTGCAACCGGCAAATCGAAAAAGGCCCCAGAGAGACAATCTCTCCGGGGCCTTCACTCCGTGCCCCAACCGGGAGAAAACTGTATCCTCGTTCGTCACTCTGAAATCGTTGATTTCACGCGGATCTTCCGAAGGTCAGGGCGTGTCGGTTTCCAGTCTAGCTGCGCCTCGAAGTGATGTTCGTGGGCCGGTGGTGACGCCGATTGAGACGGCTGGAACCCCGGTCGCCCCTGAGGTGCTGCAGGCGATGATCTCCGCCTACGAAGCCGGGGAGTCCCTCATCTCGATCGCTACCGCACGTCGGTTGGGCAAGCAGACCGTGAGTCGTCTGCTCTCCGAGGCAGGTGTGCGGGTCCGACGACAGGGCTTGGACGAGGAGCAGGTGGCGCAGGCCGTCGGGGCGTACCTGTCTGGGAAGACGATACGTGAGGTCGCTGCCGAGCTGGGGGTAGGTCATTCGATGGTGTGGCGGGCGCTGAAAGCGGCCGGGGTGGAGCTTCGGCCGAACGTTCGGCGGGGAGGGCGACCAGCTAAATGAGAACCGGCAGAAAGGGTAAGGAGACGACGATGTCAGATCTAGCGCAGAGGGCCACACTCAGCGATAGGGCCGGATCGATGTACGGCTATGCCCGCACCAACCGGCCGGATATCGACGTGGAGCCACAGCATCGCGCCCTGCGTGAGGTGGGCGT
This DNA window, taken from Gulosibacter molinativorax, encodes the following:
- a CDS encoding RNB domain-containing ribonuclease, which gives rise to MSEHEPRTSAPSSPMTMADLDFTPIREKYELREEFPAEVESAAKNAKDAFAGSRVDARDLAFVTIDPPGSKDLDQAVLIERGTEAGETGFTLHYAIADVGAFVAPGSPIDVEARERGETIYLPDGNVPLHPRILTEDVASLVAGQDRPAVLWQLECDDTGALTRARVRRATIQVRERLDYVTLQSSVDRGEPLPESVTLLPEFGALREALGRTRGAVELQLPEQDLHFDEGSWHLRLEPRTQMDGWNAECSLATGFAAARMMLAGRVGLLRTLPAPDEETVAQFFRAARALGIEPDGAQSPGELLSTLDPAHPSTMALNSAATRLLRGSGYLAFEGEPENGKTWHAGVASEYAHATAPIRRLGDRFVSEVCLSFDADWVELRDHSLQLQGEVPKAILEALPELPGLLQQSGQRAGAVANEAINLAEAVALQDRVGQEFDAGLLRAGDGDHHAEIFVFDPPVIAQCRGDVPVGEQARVRLVEADAATRKVRFAYPA
- a CDS encoding helix-turn-helix domain-containing protein gives rise to the protein MVTPIETAGTPVAPEVLQAMISAYEAGESLISIATARRLGKQTVSRLLSEAGVRVRRQGLDEEQVAQAVGAYLSGKTIREVAAELGVGHSMVWRALKAAGVELRPNVRRGGRPAK